The window tgctagacttgtcagggggatctcttcttaaattatataaatatctaaccactatgctgtacacctaaaatttatataaaataacactgaaggTCAACtacaactgaaaaattaaaattggggaaggagaaggggaataagaggtccaaatttccaggtataaatcaaggggatgtaatgtacagcatagagaatatggtcaataatattgtgatagcagggtacggtgtcagatggttgctggatttatcatggtgatcacttctttagatataaaATGTTGATCAACTATGGtccacacctgaaactaatataatattgtgttacctgtatttttaataagaatcttttaaaaaagaagaaagtaaaggaCCCAAAGAGGTGAATTTCTGTTGTATCCATGCTTGCTTAGCTACTGACTTCTGATAATGGTTGAAAATCTCAATTTTCAGGGACAGATTTGGGCCAGCTAGAGGCAGTGACAGACGTACCAAAAAGTACACAGGGTTCTCATTCAAGTTCAAGCCAAAGGAAAAAGGCCAAGAAGAAAGAACAGGGCTGTTTGGAATTATAACCTGCCATATTTGTTTAAAGTgggatttacaaaaaaaaaaagtgggaattacatgaaaaaaataaagttcaatgCCATGAGTTTCATTACAGGCCAAACAGAAGGCAATAAGGTACCctggagacatttaaaaaaaaaaaaaaagttagtgacAAGAGTAAGGGACCATAGTAACAAAAGGAAACCAGACTCTGGGTGGTTAGCACACAagagtatatacagagggtgtcaaaaaaatgtatacacactttaagaaaaaaaaaaaactattaaaattgtaatactcagtatacaccaataacaaaagatgaatacaagtcacgtttgacttccacaattacaagaggtgctcaaactggttaccatgagcgtaattttaatacattttcctttcttaaaatgtgtattcattttttggcaccctctgtagatgtCATATCAtaatgttatacacctgaaatctgttaTTAACcagttaccccaataaatttaataaaaataattttacaataaaaataaaagggggggTTATATTTAAATGTCACAATATTTAAGGGCTATTGTGTACTTGCATTCACACACCACTTGAAAAACTACAGCATATATTTTATGTCCCTTTAACATATTTTTTGGTCCCTTAAGAAGCCTTTCTTGTAGTGGTCTAATGCCATTTGTGTCCTTTTCATATACAGCACCTATCAATACTagaaaaaatgacaggaaataaaaataaactgcatggaGAACATCATTAGATATTTCCTATACTTCACAACAATCTAATGGGCCAAAGAGATTGCAGAATTCACCATTTTGAATGAGGAAATACTGAATTGGCCAAGTTAAAGTGAATTGAGACCTGACTCCAAAATCTAAAATGTCCCTGGATCATCACTCTTAAAGTCTAAGGGAAGTGGGCCAAGCGTTAGAAGTTAAATGATCATGAACCAACCAGGGAGAAATCCAGTTTTTGACTTTCAGGCCAGGGTTAAAAGTTACAACGCACCCGTCAGTTGGAACATTTGAGTAGCTAATGAAGACTAGGAATAATACAACAAGCGTTAAGTCTGTGTTCTTTGGCAGCTGGGGTGCAGGGAGGCTGGAAATCCATAACAAATAGCCTATAAAATATTAGGTTGTGATCAGTGCTCCAAAGGAAAAGCAGTGTTAAGGGATTTGGAGGACGGGGTACTATTTAGTTAGGGGTGCCAGGAGAGAGCTTTCCCAGGCAGCACAACACAGGGCTTCCGAGTGGGATCCTTAGCACAAGGCTGTGCAATTTTGCTTACTAGCTAGCTGTACAACGTTGGGCAAGTTACTGCACCACTGATGCAAAATGGGCATTTCTTTAACCAACACTTAAACAGAGCTTGCTaagcaccaggcactgttctctctGAATCCGCACTGCTGCAGTGTTTAAGATGGATCCTATTACTGCCACTGTTGCAGACAAGAAAACGGAGGCACAAAGAAGTCCCTGCCCCAAAGACACACCTAGTCAATGCCAGCGCTGTGACTCCCACCAAGACAGTGTGACTCCCAGTACCAAGAACCCCTAAGATTGTGCCAACGACTACGTGAATTATTCACCCTAAAGGGCTGAGAACAGTTCTGGGCAGCTAGATCCCAGGACCAGCGAACGCACCCGCGACCTGCCGAACGGGCGCGGTGGGCACGAGCACTGTACCCCCAACGCCAGACTCCGAGCCAGAGCCGCCACAGAGGCTAGCGCCCCCGCCCGCCTCCGACACGGCCCGCGCCCAGGCCGGCACCCAGGGAGCCCGCCATGCCCGACCagcctcacctcctcctccctccatcaCGAGATTTCCGGCAGCGgcgttggggggcggggggaaaccCGGAAGTGGACTCTACCATCTTCTCGGAGTCGGTGTAGgatggagggagaaaataaagtaaatgagtTCCTCGTCGGGACCCACTGTTCAGAAATTGTGTAACTTCAGTAAGTGACTAAAATCGATCTGCATTTAACTTGTGAGTTCTAAAGTTCCCGTCCGTGTCTTCGAACTTCCCCCCACAACTTCTTGTATGATAGACGTTTCCGACGGCCGCGGATTCCAGAAGGTACTGTCCGGCGTTAAATTAGTCTCTGGCGAAAAATAAGTCTCACGCAGCGCGTGCTGCGCATGCGCGAGCTCTTGAGCCCTCCCGCGAGCGGAAGGAGGGTGCTCGGTTCCGGAGTGGTCTTCGCCGGTTGCGGGGAAGTAAACCCTGCTGCTGCACTATGGCGTCTGTGGGGACTCTAGCTTTCGATGAATATGGGCGCCCTTTCCTCATCATCAAGGATCAGGACCGCAAGTCTCGTCTTATGGGACTTGAGGCCCTCAAGGTAACGGGACCGGGACACACCGGCGGTGGGATGAGGGGAGGCGGCCGAACCCTGCGTCTCTGCGCCTGCGCCAGCCAGGGATCGGTTCTGCCACGTGCTCGCGGGAAAGACCGAGGGAGCCCCACTCGTGCCCAGTCCCGCACCCCGCTCCTAGAGCTCGGGAGAGGCCAGTGTATGAGCGTTTAGTCCCGATGTGGGGTGAGGGTGAGCCGCCAGCGCCCTTCGGAGTCGGGGGGGCCGTTTTAAATCACGGGCGGTGAGCCCGCCGCGTCTCGCTCGTTTCTCCAGCCCAGCGGTCTTGGCGACCTGTGTTTTCGTTTTCGTAAGATGCAGACAGAGTATTCTCACGTCATCTGGACGTTTAAGATTGTTGCTTAATCTTCAGTTAGTGCACCTGCAACAGCCATAAAATAAATGGAGGTCCGttttctttgtcactttttaaagGCTTAGTCATTTACGAAGTGTTGCATTTTTTAGTGCCTTCATGCATGGTGCTTTCCTGGAggtacaaattttaaatgtagatCCTTAAGGAAGAACATGCTACCGAAACGGGGAGAAATGGACGCCGGTAACCAAATGACAAGGTGGTGTGAGACCAGCATCACCAGTTACTGGAGGGGGTGCGGATAAACGTTGGAGGGTGGTGTCCTTCAGACGTTTGGTAGAGACTGGCTTTTGACAGGCATGGAGTCGTGTTTTGAATGGGAAAGAGCAGGCTGGCAttctaggaaaaggaaacagtgaaAGCAAAGACCTGGGCAGAGAATAGCATGGCACATTGTAGGGTGAGAGCATGAACTGGCTTTGATGGAGCAGAGTCCAAGTTACACTAATTCCCAAAGAGGGAAGCCCGTGAATATCCCACAGTCCAGATGTCATCCCGTGGAAAGGAGGGGAGCCGTTGCAGGGGTTTTGAGCAGAGTCACAGCTAAAGGGGACCTGTACCTTAGGAAGGAGTGTTTGGGGTGGactgaaggaaaggaggaagaggggggtAACTGCACCATGGCAGGAGTCGGGGTAACGACAGGTCGTCTGCACAGACACAGGAAGTGCAGAGGAGGGAAACTTTGAGAGGGCACTGACTTCCTTAGAGTTTGTTATAAAGTGACATGATCCACAACATTAATACACATAGACCTAGTCACCGGGTCTGAGGTTTCCCTGTTCACTTCATGTCTTGGGGTTTTACTTAAGAAACAGGGTAGTTCTTCTCCCTTGGACTGTTGGACAAGTGACACACCCTTTCTGAACCTCCTTTCTTAGTGGGAGTAATCCATCTCTGTGCAGCTGAGAACAAGGATTAAATGGAGTAACTCAAGCAGTGACCACACGGTGTTTGATCCGGGGTAGGTCCTCGGGCCACTAGTATCACGTACGCAATTCCATTTTTCACTTAAAGGCACCAGCAGAAAAAGTAACATTGGACACACGCACCCAGTATAACGCTGTATAACAGTATAACAGTGGCAGCTACAGGTAATTTGTGTCAGCCACTGTGTTAACCACGTGGATGcattatttcatgtaatcctcacactCTGAGACgggtattattttacattctggGAAACTTGGCCCGAAGCAGTGACATACGTAACCActtgaggtcacagagctagtgaaGAACAGGACCATGATTGAAGCCCacctctgactccaaagccagtgGTCTAGACCCGGCTTCTCGGCCTTGGCACTGTTAACATTTGGGGCCAGGTGGTTCTTTGTGGAgagtgtttagcagcatccctggcctctaccactGCCAGTAATAGCCCCCTTCCCAGTTTTGAGAACcacaaatgtctcctgggggacaaaatcaccTCTGTGTTAGGAACCACCTCCCTgtgattattattcttttaaaatgccattcTACAGACCTATCAGTCAAAGCGTATTGTAAGGATTACAGCACTGTCACAGATCCAATGAACTTGCTGTTATTACCTGCCAGGTGGGATGACCGTGGAAGGTCTCACGGTGCCTGTGCAATTTGAACAGCTTGAAAAGTTGGTCAGTGTCTTGGCGGGTACAGAAGGGGCCTTCTGTGATCCACAGTTCAGGGGTCAGAGGACGTATTTGAGAACAGGCAGAGCGTCCTCACTGGATGGGAACTAGGTCTCAGATTGTGGAGGGCTCTGAGGAACCGCTGAAGCTTTTAAACTTGTGTGTTGAGGCACTGGGGGGTTCGTTGAGGTTTGGGGACTGGTAAGGGGCACATTTAAGAGAAATAGATGGCTTAGCTGGATATAGGATGGATCTGAAGGATAGGAGGTAAGAGAAGAGCCCCTGGATTTCTGTGCAGTGCTGTGGATCCGGTTAGGCTGTGACAGTgagaatagaaaaaaggaaacaagacatTTGGAGAAAAATAGGCCTTATTACatgtgaaaacagaaacatactttCAGGCTtccattcctttcatcagtgttgATACCTTTGGCGGGTGACAAGCCCGGGTGACTTCGTGTATGAGTTAGGTACTGGCTGGACCGTTTGAGAGAAGAGTGTTTCTGCAGTAAAGCCTAGGAGGACAGTTCACGGTGCTCTGTGTTTATGGCTGGACTCGTCCATGAAGTTAGCATTGCAAAGTGGTCTTCTGATCAGCAGCTGTTTGTTGGAACTGTTAAAAATACGTAACttgaatatttgctttttctgttacATGTAGTCTCATATAATGGCGGCCAAGGCTGTAGGAAATACAATGAGAACATCGCTTGGACCAAATGGTAAGACACTAACATTTCGAGTTTTTTAACAAAAGTTTTAAGTCGTAAACTAGTCAGTACAACTCCTTTACAGAAAGTTGGAGAATGGAGGGGGGCCGTCCTTCTCCCCTAATACAGCCAAACTTGATCTATTCCATACTCTAAACACGGTTTTAGTCGTAATGTATGCACAGTTTTAGGTCAGATATTTTTTCCACTAAACATCATTTCATTGGCATTTTCCAAACCGTGTATCTGTTCCATGCCATTGCATTGGCTCCGACTCCCGGTGACCCTGTGGATGAGTGACGTCCACCATGTCCTGTGCTCACAGCCCTGCTCGGCTCCTGCGGACTCCCGCCTGTGACTTCTCTTACGGCGTCAGTCCGTCtggtattttcttcctctttcctgctgcctGCTATGTCCCCCagcattactgtcttttccaaagaaccccaCCTTCTCGTGAGGTGCCCGAAGTCGGACCGCTACAGTATTGCCATTTTTGTCTCCAGTGATGCTTCAGGCTGAATCTGCTCTGGGACCCACTTGTCTGTCTTCCTGGCGGCCCAGGGTCCCCGCAGAGCTCTCCTCCCACACCACGTTTCAAATGATTCCATGTTTTCCTGTCAGCCTTCCTGTCTGTGCACAGTGATTGGGAATACGGGGGTGTGGGTGACTTTAGCCTTGGTCTCTAGTGACACGTCTTTGCTCTTGGCGATCTTTCCTGATCCTCCCATTGCTGCCCTTttgagtctcagccttctcttgatttcggGGCTGCGGTCTCCATTTGgattgatgactgaaccaaggtGAGCCAAATCTCGAACAAGTTCAATGTCTCCCTTGTCTATTGTAAAGTTGTGTGGTTCTTCTGTAGTCGTGATTTTCGTCCTGATGTTCAGATGCAGTtctgctttggcactttcttccTTCACTTTCATCAGCAGTTGTTTCGGATCATTGCTACTTTCAGCCAGTGAGATGGTGTCATCTGCATAGCCTAAGTTATCGATATTTTTTCCACCAATGTTCACTGCTCCTTCCTCTAAGTCTAGCCCAGCTTTTCATATATGTTCTGTGTACAGATTAAACAAATGGGGAGAGAGAATGCACCTTGTCTGACACCTGTGCCCACAGGAAGCCATCCTGTCCATATTCTGTCCTGCCAGTGGCATCCTGTCCACAGTACACGTCACACTTCAGGACGATCAGATGCTGAGGCACGTGCATGTCCATCAGAGCAACTCAGGGCTTTTCGTGGTCCACACAGCCAGGGCTTCACTGTCGTCTGTAAAACACAGACCGGCcttctgaaattctttggagCCCTCCAATATCCAGCGAATACTCAGTTAGGTCTCGAGGGCCTCTTTTCTGACTCCGACCTGAACGTCGCGTTtcttgctccacatcctcactcgTCTTCGCTGCATCACCTCGAGCATCACCTTACTTGTGTGGGAACTTAGAGCAACGGTTCTTAGTCACGCTGCTGGTCGGCATCTGCTTCCTGGAAGACTGGGATGTACATGGAACGTTTCCCGTCCATAGACCATTGTTTGGTTTTCATGTTGACGTATTCTGATTAGCATTTTGACAGATTCAGTCTCTGTGGCTTGAAACAATTCTATCGGTATCCCATCTATCCCtggtgatttatttcttcctaatACTTTCAGGGCTGCATTCACTGCACTTCCTAGAATCACAGGTTCTTCCTCATAGGAATCTTCTTCAAAGGTATCTGTCATCCTTTTGTCTCTTCTGTATAGATTTTTCAGTGTACCATTTccacctttattttctcctgCTCAGAAGACCAGTTGGGTGTTCAGTATTCCTAGTCAGgatttgaatttcccttttatttctggaatcttctgGTAGAGATCTCTTGCTTTTCGTTTTTTGTTACCGTCTATCTTCTTGACTTTCTTGACTACTGTAATAGTTCTATCTCTCTTTACATGACAGTCATTAGAAAACTGCATTCAGAATTCTAACCCTGCTTTTGTCATCCGTTGCTTTTGCCTCTTTCCTGTCCCTAACAATGTTTAGGGTTTTCTTCTGTCAttcatcttgatttttctttcctttttacttccaGCATTGTTTGTTCCCGTTCTTTAATATTTCTAGTTTCAGTCCACAATTGTCCTGGTTCTTGGTCCGTTAAGTTTAACAGTGCAAATCTGTTTATGTGGACTTTAAATCCATCAGGAGTGTTGCTTACATTACATTTTCGCACTCCCATTCTTTTAGCGCTCTTCTTCAGCTCTGCTCTGATGTTTGGTATTAACAGTCTGTGGTCAGCACCACACTGCTCCGTCTTGTTTGGCCGAGCATGCAGCCTCTCCAGCTCCTCCTTCCATTTACAGTCTGATCTGCACACTGGCCATGAGGTGGTGTCTGCGTAGACAGTCTCTTCAGTGGTTGGAAGCATGTGTTTGCAGTGGACAAATTGTTGGCTTCACCGAACCCACTAGGCAGTCTCCTCCATTTCTGATCCCTATTCCAAATTGTATGATGACATTTGATTCTACTGTTTCCCACTTTTGTGTCCTGGTCACCTGCAGTTATCGGCATGTCTTGTTTTCGTGTGTGATCAGTTTCTTGGCTGCTTATGTAAAAGCTTTCAATTTCATGTTCAGCCTCTGTCATTAGATCATAAGCTTGAATGACAGTTATGTTCATAGGTTTTCCTAGAAGTCTGACTGATGTCTGGTCAGACCTTGCAGTGCGGCCCTAACTGCCTTACTGCATTTTGCCTCAGTGTCAAAGCCACTCCGTTTATTCTCACTTGTCATTAACAGAGCAGAATGCTTCTGGAAATGTCCTTCTCTCATCCGTTTTAGTTTGCTAGCACCAAGCACTGCGATGTTGGGACATTCCGTTTCTCGGTTTACAATGTCCAGTTTGTCTTGGTCACGCTCCTTACATTCCCTGGCCGGCTGGACGTGGCGGAGTGCAGCACCGGACTTCCCTTTTGCCTTTGTGCACAGGGCACTAGGGGTCCTTTCGGCTTTGCTCTGGTTGCGTCGTTAGCAACAGGGCTGTCCGTACTTGTTCTCTGTGCTCCCCGTAACTGTTTGATCTGGGAGTGTCATCTTTCACCACTAGTGTATTCATTTTGCAGTGTCTCACCGTAGGGTTTTCAAGGtagacaaaagatttaaaaaaaaaaaagaaaagaaatgcagccATGGTCTACCGTGGCATCTGCTGCCAAGTGTGGGTGCAGACCGCACAGGCGTGGGCCCCTGGTGTAGTAATCAGCAAATGCCTGCCAAATGTCAGCACCCCTGCGGTGTTCCACATCGCAGCTGCCCTCTTATGGTTAATATTAATTGCATTTAGTGATGGTCTATAATTCTTCTGTCATTTCTCTGGTTTTAGCcattttagattatttccagtGTTTCACTTGGTAGGAGTCAATATAAAAATGTCTCCATGCAGATACTCCTTTACGTACGTTAAATATTTATGACAAATCCCTAAATAGGAACTGGGTCGAGAGGTCTAACTTTCCTTACAGATTTGGTGTAGGTTGCCAATTGTTTTGCTCAGCACCATTCTAAACTTTGCTGTCGTCTTACTTGTAGGGCTTGACAAAATGATGGTGGACAAGGATGGCGATGTGACTGTAACTAACGACGGCGCCACCATTTTGAGCATGATGGATGTTGACCATCAGATTGCCAAGCTGATGGTTGAACTGTCCAAATCGCAGGATGATGAAATTGGGGATGGAACCACAGGAGTGGTTGGTAAGAAAAGGCAAAATACCCTTTCTCATGTAAGAGGTGTTATTTAAATCACAGGGCTAACTGCTGCTGAGAACATTAATGTGGAATCAAATtaggaggagacagacaaatCCAAGTTGAAAGACACACTACCAAACAGGTGGCCCAGACCCTTCGAAACTACCATGAAAAAACAGGAGGGGGGTAAGGGTTAGAGTAAAGGAGCTAAAGAGAAGTGACAAGCGCACAGAACTTAAAGTTGGGGAGGACCGAAGAGATGAATAATGTTACTATATCTGTAGGCGAACTTTGAATCCATTTATTCAGTCTTGACTGGGTACCAAGCCCTGCTCTGGATGTGCTTGGAGTACAGCAGTGTCGTAGCAAACAGCGATCTTCGTGGCTCTAAAATGAAGCTTGGGAagggttgtggggtgggggtgaataATACGTGTTTATTACCAGCATGAATGTCACAGAATAGAAATCCCTGCCCCAGgaagtggggtttttttcccccttatgaAAGTGTTTTTACATTACATTCTTTACATCCTGAGAGTTCGACATTTGTCTATAATGCGAGACCTGTTAGACCTTTTCCAGAATAAAACAAGAGGCTCCCTTTTTCAAAATAGATTAGATTGGTTTCAGCCTCTTATGGTGCTTCCAGCTTAATCCTGGGCCGCTCAGGCCTGCAGGGCAGCATGTAATTTGTGTGGGTTATGCCGGTTTTAACGTTCTCCTGAGCTGGCTGTGTGTTCTTGTCTGCAGTCCTGGCCGGTGCCTTGTTGGAAGAAGCCGAGCAGCTGCTGGACCGCGGTATCCACCCGATCCGCATCGCCGATGGCTACGAGCAGGCCGCCCGCATTGCTATCGAGCATCTGGACAAGATCAGCGACAGTGTCCCCGTCGACCTGCAGAACACCGAGCCCCTGGTTCAGACGGCAAAAACCACACTGGGCTCCAAAGTGTAGGTCCTCGGTGCTGCACTTCACATTTATAGGGACTGCAAAGTTAGTTTGCTTGTTCCCAGAGGCAACAGGAAATGACCTCAATGGATTCCGATTGGTTTGAtgagtttctttgtttctgttgttattttggttttgttcttagTGTAGGTCTAGATGTATCCAACATGAagcaaaatattataaatcatCTAGTTAAGATACTGACAACATTTTTAGTTTAGTTCATCTTTTCTAGATGATGTAAGACTTCAGGCACTATTTCAAGTACTAGATTTCCCTTAGCATTTTCCCAGAATCAAAAGTAAGTTTCTTAAGCAGTCTATTCAAATGTTTCAAAGCTTTCCAAAAACGGTAGCGTCCCCTATCTGTAAGTGATAATTGTCATAGAAACCCCTACAAAGGTGGGACGTCTTGTCAGCTCTCACTTCTCAGTCAGTCTGCACCGCATCAAGATGTAAGTGTTTTCCCATCCAGCTCTCTGGTTCCCTTGGGGTCAGTGGATCCCAGGTTAAGAATTCCTGCCCCTAGCTGTTGAAAGTGCAGGCTGTGATGGCATTCCTGAGACTTGgagtcattttataaaatgccttTGAGTTCCAGTAAGTTACACTGTATTTTAGATACCACATTACACCTGCTTTGGTTGCAGTTATTGTTACATGAGTGTGTTTTCACCAGGGTTAACAGCTGTCACCAGCAGATGGCTGAGATCGCCGTGGATGCCGTGCTCACGGTGGCTGACTTGCAGCGCAGTGATGTTGACTTTGAGCTCATCAAAGTGGAAGGCAAAGTGGGCGGGAGACTGGAGGACACCAAGCTGATCAAGGGCGTGATTGTGGACAAGGATTTCAGTCACCCTCAGATGCCAAAGGTGAGTCACTGCCTTTCACAGCTGGAGACTTTTTAACTGACGAGTCCACTGATTCACGTATTCCTGTTTTTCCCCATAGCAAGTACAGGATGCTAAGATTGCAATTCTCACGTGTCCATTTGAACCACCGAAACCAAAGACAAAGCATAAGCTGGACGTGACCTCGGTGGAAGACTACAAAGCCCTTCAGAAGTACGAGAAGGAGAAGTTTGAGGAGATGATTCAGCAGGTAAGTCGCCCCGTGGCTCTTGGTGACATTACCCTCCCCAAGGACGCAGTTGGGCCGCCATAGGTGACAAGTGTGTGTGGCGCTAACCTGTCCTAGCTTGGTACTTCATTATGTGGCTACAGGTGTCACCTTAGCAGTAGAGGCTCGCTCTCTTcacttttaaattatgaaagtacTAAGCAGTCCTAGTGAGAAATCAGGTGGCACAGAAACCCCTAAGGGGGAAAGTGGTATGATTTTGTCTTAAAATGGTGACGCGTCTGGGCTCCGTGCTTTTGATTTTCCATACTTGCCCTCCTGGACACATCTAAGCCGTACGTTGAAGTTTTGGACAGTTTTACTGTGGCTTTCCGCATCTTTGAGACCTCTAGATAGAACCCTTCAGCCGGGTGCCTGGGGTTCAAGCCGAGGGCCGTCACCGGGTGCCTGGGGTTCAAGCCGAGGGCCGTCACCGGGTGCCTGGGGTTCAAGCCGAGGGCCGTCA is drawn from Rhinolophus ferrumequinum isolate MPI-CBG mRhiFer1 chromosome 7, mRhiFer1_v1.p, whole genome shotgun sequence and contains these coding sequences:
- the CCT5 gene encoding T-complex protein 1 subunit epsilon, with amino-acid sequence MASVGTLAFDEYGRPFLIIKDQDRKSRLMGLEALKSHIMAAKAVGNTMRTSLGPNGLDKMMVDKDGDVTVTNDGATILSMMDVDHQIAKLMVELSKSQDDEIGDGTTGVVVLAGALLEEAEQLLDRGIHPIRIADGYEQAARIAIEHLDKISDSVPVDLQNTEPLVQTAKTTLGSKVVNSCHQQMAEIAVDAVLTVADLQRSDVDFELIKVEGKVGGRLEDTKLIKGVIVDKDFSHPQMPKQVQDAKIAILTCPFEPPKPKTKHKLDVTSVEDYKALQKYEKEKFEEMIQQIKETGANLAICQWGFDDEANHLLLQNNLPAVRWVGGPEIELIAIATGGRIVPRFSELTAEKLGYAGLVKEISFGTTKDKMLVIEQCKNSRAVTIFIRGGNKMIIEEAKRSLHDALCVIRNLIRDNRVVYGGGAAEIACALAVSKAADKCPTLEQYAMRAFADALEVIPMALSENSGMNPIQTMTEVRARQVKEMNPALGIDCLHKGTNDMKQQHVIETLIGKKQQISLATQMVRMILKIDDIRKPGESEE